The Streptomyces europaeiscabiei genome window below encodes:
- a CDS encoding amino acid permease, with protein MTSTAPQVRPEPPHSPDDRSLTEFGYRQELHRSMRGYASFAAGFSFISVLTTVFQFFAFGYAFGGPVFFWTWPAVLIGQLLVAACFAELAARYPISGAIYQWSSRLSNPTFGWFAGWIMVIGQIVVVAAAALALQMVMPAIWSGFQIVGGDPTPTTPTGAANAAVLGVILLALTTFVNILDNRVLSVVNRVGVTAEIIGAILIVVLLLTHAERSPGITFHTAEGSTDLLGALLVGSFMAAYVMIGFDSAGEMSEETHHPRRTAPRTILTALGAAGLLGGLLVLAGLLAAPSLTDGRLGVDGLSYVLTSSLGDGVGRFLLADVVVAITVATLAIQTSACRMLFSMARDGRLPFAGRLARVNPRTGMPTAPAVVVGILAAALLLLNFASPEAFLAIGTTCIVMLYLAYAMVTGPLLVRRLKGTFPSAGTDETGKPLFSLGRWGIPVNALALLYGLFMTANLAWPRAEVYDPAGGHWYFQWFTLLFLLATVTLGLLHHLTRARRARAAGKAAPAPPEQP; from the coding sequence ATGACGAGCACCGCCCCCCAAGTCCGTCCGGAGCCACCCCACTCCCCCGACGACCGTTCCCTGACCGAGTTCGGCTACCGCCAGGAACTGCACCGCAGCATGCGCGGGTACGCCTCGTTCGCCGCCGGTTTCTCCTTCATCTCGGTCCTCACGACCGTCTTCCAGTTCTTCGCCTTCGGGTACGCCTTCGGCGGCCCGGTCTTCTTCTGGACCTGGCCGGCTGTACTGATCGGCCAGCTGCTGGTGGCCGCGTGCTTCGCGGAGCTGGCGGCGCGTTACCCGATATCGGGCGCGATCTATCAGTGGTCGTCCCGCCTGTCCAACCCGACGTTCGGCTGGTTCGCCGGCTGGATCATGGTGATCGGGCAGATCGTGGTGGTCGCGGCGGCCGCGCTCGCGCTCCAGATGGTGATGCCCGCGATCTGGTCGGGCTTCCAGATCGTGGGCGGCGACCCGACGCCCACCACGCCGACGGGCGCGGCGAACGCGGCCGTCCTGGGCGTGATCCTGCTGGCCCTGACCACGTTCGTGAACATCCTCGACAACCGGGTGCTGTCCGTGGTCAACCGGGTCGGCGTGACCGCCGAGATCATCGGCGCGATCCTGATCGTCGTCCTCCTTCTCACCCACGCCGAGCGCTCCCCCGGCATCACCTTCCACACGGCCGAGGGCAGCACCGACCTCCTCGGCGCCCTGCTGGTGGGCTCGTTCATGGCGGCGTACGTGATGATCGGGTTCGACAGCGCGGGCGAGATGAGCGAGGAGACCCACCACCCCCGCCGCACCGCGCCCCGCACGATCCTCACGGCACTGGGCGCGGCCGGTCTGCTCGGCGGTCTCCTCGTCCTGGCCGGTCTGCTCGCCGCGCCCAGCCTCACCGACGGCAGGCTGGGCGTGGACGGCCTGAGCTACGTGCTGACCAGCAGTCTCGGCGACGGCGTGGGCCGCTTCCTGCTCGCCGACGTGGTGGTGGCGATCACCGTGGCCACGCTCGCGATCCAGACGTCGGCCTGCCGCATGCTCTTCTCGATGGCCCGCGACGGCCGGCTCCCCTTCGCCGGGCGACTCGCCAGGGTCAACCCGCGCACGGGCATGCCCACCGCCCCCGCCGTGGTCGTCGGCATCCTCGCCGCCGCCCTGCTGCTCCTCAACTTCGCCTCGCCGGAGGCGTTCCTGGCCATCGGCACCACCTGCATCGTGATGTTGTATCTGGCGTACGCGATGGTCACCGGCCCGCTCCTGGTACGGCGCCTGAAGGGCACCTTCCCCTCCGCCGGCACCGACGAGACCGGCAAGCCCCTCTTCTCCCTCGGCCGCTGGGGCATCCCCGTCAACGCCCTCGCCCTCCTCTACGGCCTCTTCATGACCGCCAACCTGGCCTGGCCCCGCGCCGAGGTCTACGACCCCGCAGGCGGCCACTGGTACTTCCAGTGGTTCACCCTCCTGTTCCTGCTCGCCACGGTGACCCTCGGCCTCCTCCACCACCTGACCCGGGCCCGCCGGGCGCGCGCTGCGGGGAAAGCCGCCCCGGCGCCACCGGAGCAACCTTGA
- a CDS encoding RluA family pseudouridine synthase, translating into MRRRTPSPPPPLPQRDGVDPVRVRLPAGDAWATVRDHLVARLSAGAGVIDAMLDAGLIVDVTGRPVPRDMVYVPGMSVWFHRELPAEERVPFAIDVLYRDEHVVVADKPHFLATTPRGSHVTETALARLRRELGIPTLGAAHRLDRLTAGVLLFTVRPGERGAYQSLFRDRRVRKEYEAVAPYDPALVLPHTVRSRIVKERGVMAAYEVEGEPNAVSRVELLDHRDGRARYRLVPNTGQTHQLRVHMNALGVPILGDPLYPVLTPPVPAGDFRRPLQLLARSLEFTDPVTGFEHRFVSPRVLRAWSSYEEWAA; encoded by the coding sequence ATGAGACGCCGTACCCCGTCCCCGCCCCCTCCCCTGCCGCAGCGCGACGGGGTCGATCCGGTGCGGGTGCGGTTGCCGGCCGGGGACGCGTGGGCGACCGTACGGGATCACCTCGTGGCACGGCTGTCGGCCGGGGCCGGGGTGATCGACGCGATGCTCGACGCGGGGCTGATCGTGGACGTCACCGGGCGTCCGGTGCCGCGGGACATGGTGTACGTGCCGGGCATGTCCGTGTGGTTCCACCGGGAGCTGCCCGCCGAGGAGCGGGTGCCCTTCGCGATCGACGTGCTGTACCGGGACGAGCATGTGGTGGTCGCCGACAAGCCGCACTTCCTGGCCACCACCCCCCGCGGCAGCCATGTCACCGAAACGGCCCTGGCCCGGCTGCGCAGGGAGCTGGGCATCCCGACGCTCGGCGCCGCGCACCGGCTGGACCGGCTCACCGCCGGGGTGCTGCTGTTCACCGTGCGGCCCGGCGAACGCGGCGCGTACCAGTCGCTGTTCCGGGACCGGCGGGTGAGGAAGGAGTACGAGGCGGTCGCCCCGTACGACCCGGCGCTGGTCCTGCCCCACACCGTGCGCAGCCGGATCGTGAAGGAGCGCGGGGTCATGGCGGCGTACGAGGTCGAGGGAGAGCCGAACGCCGTCAGCCGGGTCGAGTTGCTGGACCACCGGGACGGGCGTGCCCGGTACCGGCTGGTGCCGAATACCGGGCAGACACATCAACTGCGGGTGCACATGAACGCGTTGGGGGTTCCGATCCTCGGCGATCCCCTCTATCCGGTTCTCACCCCGCCCGTGCCGGCCGGTGACTTCCGGCGTCCGCTCCAACTGCTGGCGCGGAGCCTGGAGTTCACCGACCCGGTCACGGGGTTCGAGCACCGGTTCGTCAGCCCGCGCGTGTTGCGGGCCTGGTCCTCGTACGAGGAGTGGGCGGCGTAG
- a CDS encoding cytochrome P450: protein MTPESNSLTGTDDPTLAPPPGCPAHGMGPGGLRRLYGPEAEDLGAVYEKLRAEHGSVAPALLHDDVPIWVVLGHGENLHMVSTPSQFCKDTRLWSPMREGTVKPDHPLMPHFAWQPICAHAEGDEHLRLRGAVTGAMSTIDHRGIRRYINRATQHLVNKFCEDGSADLVGQFAEHLPMAVMCEILGMPDSYDERLVHAARDCLKGSETALVSHAYVMEVLDRLTARRRAQPQEDFASHLITHPAGLTDDEVREHLRVVLLAAYEATANLLANVLRVVLTDPGFRAQLKGGQMTVPEAVEQSLWDEPPFSTVFAYFAKQETELGGQRIRKGDGLLLGMAPGNVDPRVRPDLKANMQGNRSHLAFSGGPHECPGQDIGRAIADVGVDALLTRVPDIQLACPEDELRWRESISNRHLVELPVTFAPRPQQDVMQRPAVNPVPPKPPHQRRGGTQLPQAVTPEPATTAEPAPQPEPARRPGLFRRIVRWFGGN from the coding sequence GTGACGCCTGAATCAAACTCCCTCACCGGCACGGACGACCCCACGCTCGCGCCTCCCCCCGGTTGCCCCGCCCACGGTATGGGCCCCGGCGGACTGCGCCGGCTCTACGGCCCCGAGGCGGAGGACCTGGGCGCCGTGTACGAGAAACTGCGCGCGGAGCACGGGTCGGTGGCCCCCGCGCTGCTCCACGACGACGTGCCGATCTGGGTGGTGCTCGGACACGGCGAGAACCTGCACATGGTGAGTACGCCGTCGCAGTTCTGCAAGGACACCCGGCTGTGGTCCCCCATGCGGGAGGGCACCGTGAAGCCCGACCACCCCCTCATGCCGCACTTCGCCTGGCAGCCCATCTGCGCCCATGCCGAGGGCGACGAGCACCTGCGGCTGCGCGGAGCGGTCACCGGCGCCATGTCGACCATCGACCACCGGGGCATCCGCCGCTACATCAACCGCGCGACCCAGCACCTCGTCAACAAGTTCTGCGAGGACGGCAGCGCCGACCTGGTCGGCCAGTTCGCCGAACACCTGCCGATGGCGGTGATGTGCGAGATCCTCGGCATGCCCGACTCGTACGACGAACGGCTGGTGCACGCCGCCCGCGACTGCCTGAAGGGCAGCGAGACCGCGCTCGTCAGCCACGCCTACGTGATGGAGGTTCTCGACCGGCTCACCGCGCGCCGCCGCGCCCAGCCCCAGGAGGACTTCGCCAGCCACCTCATCACGCACCCGGCCGGGCTCACCGACGACGAGGTCAGGGAACACCTCCGCGTGGTGCTCCTCGCCGCCTACGAGGCCACCGCCAACCTCCTCGCCAATGTGCTGCGCGTGGTGCTCACCGATCCCGGTTTCCGCGCCCAGCTGAAGGGCGGTCAGATGACCGTGCCCGAGGCGGTCGAGCAGTCCCTGTGGGACGAACCTCCGTTCAGCACCGTCTTCGCCTACTTCGCCAAGCAGGAGACCGAGCTGGGCGGCCAGCGCATCCGCAAGGGCGACGGGCTCCTCCTCGGCATGGCGCCGGGCAACGTCGACCCCCGCGTCCGTCCCGACCTCAAGGCCAACATGCAGGGCAACCGCTCGCACCTCGCCTTCAGCGGCGGCCCCCACGAGTGCCCGGGCCAGGACATCGGCCGCGCCATCGCCGACGTGGGCGTCGACGCGCTGCTGACCCGTGTTCCCGACATCCAGCTCGCCTGCCCGGAGGACGAACTGCGGTGGCGGGAGTCCATCTCCAACCGGCACCTGGTGGAGCTGCCGGTGACGTTCGCGCCGAGGCCCCAGCAGGACGTCATGCAGCGGCCCGCCGTCAACCCGGTGCCGCCGAAGCCCCCGCACCAGCGGCGGGGCGGCACACAACTGCCGCAGGCCGTCACCCCGGAACCCGCTACGACGGCCGAGCCCGCGCCGCAGCCCGAACCGGCCCGCCGGCCAGGACTGTTCCGGCGCATCGTGCGCTGGTTCGGCGGCAACTGA
- a CDS encoding GTP-binding protein codes for MDFKSSDTITGPRTEDHLPHTAQAAAKIVIVGGFGVGKTTMVGSVSEIRPLTTEETMTQAGIGVDDNFGSKSKTATTVAMDFGRISVTDELVLYLFGTPGQERFWFLWNGLFEGALGAVVLVDTRRLEVSFDVMGRLEERGVPFVVAVNDFPDAPRYDIEEMRQALDLAREIPILRCDARRRASSRDVLMTLMTFLHSLATSGAAASGAASS; via the coding sequence ATGGACTTCAAAAGCTCTGACACCATCACGGGTCCACGGACCGAGGACCACCTGCCGCACACCGCGCAGGCCGCGGCGAAGATCGTGATCGTGGGCGGTTTCGGCGTCGGCAAGACGACCATGGTGGGGTCCGTCAGCGAGATCAGGCCGCTGACGACCGAGGAGACCATGACGCAGGCCGGCATCGGTGTCGACGACAACTTCGGCTCCAAGTCCAAGACGGCCACCACCGTGGCCATGGACTTCGGCCGTATCAGCGTCACGGACGAGCTGGTGCTCTATCTGTTCGGCACCCCCGGCCAGGAGCGCTTCTGGTTCCTGTGGAACGGCCTGTTCGAGGGCGCCCTCGGTGCGGTCGTCCTGGTCGACACCCGTCGGCTGGAGGTCAGCTTCGACGTCATGGGCCGCCTGGAGGAGCGCGGTGTGCCCTTCGTCGTGGCGGTCAACGACTTCCCGGACGCGCCCCGCTACGACATCGAGGAAATGCGTCAGGCCCTCGACCTCGCCCGGGAGATCCCGATCCTCCGCTGCGACGCGCGCCGCCGGGCGTCCAGCCGCGACGTCCTGATGACCCTCATGACCTTCCTGCACTCCCTGGCCACGTCGGGAGCGGCGGCATCGGGGGCCGCGTCGTCATGA
- a CDS encoding DUF742 domain-containing protein: MTPPRRQRRQPKHEPPPPPPPQDDPTGETSETGGRPPERLYILTGEDGERAPIDLVTLIVARADPPPSAAPEQSALLRICQAPLSVAEISAYLNLPISVVTVLLTELLTAELVQARAPVVRQARADRSLLEAVMHGLQKL, encoded by the coding sequence ATGACGCCTCCCCGTCGCCAGCGGCGCCAGCCCAAGCACGAGCCGCCTCCCCCACCGCCGCCCCAGGACGATCCCACGGGCGAAACGAGCGAGACGGGGGGGCGCCCGCCCGAGCGGCTCTACATCCTCACCGGCGAGGACGGCGAGCGAGCTCCGATCGACCTCGTCACGTTAATCGTGGCGCGCGCCGATCCACCGCCGTCCGCCGCTCCGGAGCAGTCGGCACTGCTCCGGATCTGCCAGGCACCCCTGTCCGTGGCCGAGATCTCGGCCTACCTCAACCTGCCGATCAGCGTGGTGACCGTCCTGCTCACCGAGCTGCTGACGGCCGAACTGGTACAGGCACGCGCACCGGTCGTCCGGCAGGCGCGGGCAGACCGTTCCCTCCTCGAAGCGGTGATGCATGGACTTCAAAAGCTCTGA
- a CDS encoding roadblock/LC7 domain-containing protein: MIQRRANFDWLLKDLADGVPGIQQIVVLSADGLRIARHGGDPDAADRVAAACAGLQSLAGAVADEIPQSDGHMRMVIIEINGGYFYLMAAGSNAYLAVLANEIAEPGLMSNRMRDLVDRIGSHLTSPPRRNGQTV; encoded by the coding sequence GTGATCCAGCGACGGGCCAATTTCGACTGGCTGCTGAAGGATCTGGCCGACGGCGTACCCGGCATCCAGCAGATCGTCGTGCTCTCCGCCGACGGCCTGCGGATCGCCCGCCACGGCGGCGACCCGGACGCCGCCGACCGGGTCGCCGCGGCCTGCGCCGGACTGCAGAGCCTGGCCGGCGCCGTGGCCGACGAGATCCCGCAGAGCGACGGCCACATGCGCATGGTCATCATCGAGATCAACGGCGGCTACTTCTATCTGATGGCCGCCGGCTCCAACGCCTATCTCGCGGTGCTCGCCAACGAGATCGCGGAACCCGGACTGATGAGCAACCGCATGCGCGACCTCGTCGACCGGATCGGCTCCCACCTCACCAGTCCGCCGCGGCGGAACGGGCAGACCGTATGA
- a CDS encoding sensor histidine kinase, with amino-acid sequence MVSVQSPPGGRELPYARVLPLPAILMAAATGTTVSLVTGSARLAVGLCGAVATFLLIVVAVVAVRGGRRTVRELRAEQQRRTVLLEQRITAHDQEFTRLGKEILPAALYRLRGGESPAEVIRHVVDGDAEWRELPESQRDLLRTLLTIVDREDALRDSSQRSFVNIARRVQAIVHQQNNELREMEEDHGRNPEVFDDLLRIDHGTALIGRLADSIAVLGGGRPGRVWSRPVPLYSVLRGAMSRILEYRRIELDSIAKVNVDGVAVEPVIHACAELLDNATRYSPPHTKVHVTAVEVQTGIAIEIEDGGISLSEETRAKVEDMLAKAQQGIDVQDMGDTPRLGLAVVGRLSTMYNMQISLRPSAYGGVRAVVVVPRDMLTEEPAPGLAHGIGAGAVTIMDNGGVEGPNRKAKRRRPTTGPRIPSSAEDTGGQGRGHDMDDDVPVVTEWTANGLPQRRSRNKIPLSQRYAEAAAAEAAAEAAMAAAPVWQPEPDPEKKQPPPGMWVEAFMAGLKGDPDPNAFRNHPDDPTASTARTANTEPARTEADDEGDLK; translated from the coding sequence ATGGTGAGTGTTCAATCGCCTCCCGGTGGCCGTGAACTTCCCTACGCGCGCGTGCTGCCGCTACCGGCGATACTGATGGCCGCGGCGACCGGGACCACCGTCTCCCTGGTGACGGGGTCGGCCCGGCTCGCCGTCGGCTTGTGCGGAGCCGTCGCGACGTTCCTGCTGATCGTGGTCGCCGTCGTCGCGGTGCGCGGCGGCCGTCGCACGGTCCGCGAACTGCGCGCCGAACAGCAGCGCCGGACCGTTCTCCTCGAGCAGCGGATCACCGCCCACGACCAGGAATTCACCCGGCTGGGCAAGGAGATCCTGCCCGCCGCGCTGTACCGGCTGCGCGGCGGAGAATCCCCCGCAGAGGTGATTCGTCACGTCGTCGACGGTGACGCCGAGTGGCGCGAACTGCCCGAGTCCCAGCGAGACTTGCTGCGCACCCTGCTCACCATCGTCGACCGCGAGGACGCGCTCCGCGACTCCTCGCAGCGGTCGTTCGTCAACATCGCCCGCCGCGTCCAGGCGATCGTCCACCAGCAGAACAACGAACTCCGCGAGATGGAGGAGGACCACGGGCGCAACCCCGAGGTCTTCGACGACCTGCTGCGCATCGACCACGGCACCGCCCTGATCGGCCGCCTCGCCGACTCCATCGCCGTGCTCGGCGGCGGCCGCCCCGGCCGTGTCTGGTCCCGGCCCGTCCCGCTGTACAGCGTCCTGCGCGGCGCCATGTCCCGCATCCTGGAATACCGCCGCATCGAGCTCGACTCGATCGCCAAGGTCAATGTCGACGGTGTGGCCGTCGAACCGGTCATCCACGCCTGCGCCGAACTTCTGGACAACGCCACCCGCTACTCGCCGCCCCACACCAAGGTGCACGTCACCGCCGTGGAGGTGCAGACCGGCATCGCCATCGAGATCGAGGACGGTGGCATCAGCCTCAGCGAGGAGACCCGGGCCAAGGTCGAGGACATGCTCGCCAAGGCCCAGCAGGGCATCGACGTGCAGGACATGGGCGACACCCCGCGCCTCGGCCTCGCCGTCGTGGGCCGGCTGTCGACGATGTACAACATGCAGATCTCGCTGCGGCCGTCCGCCTACGGCGGTGTCCGCGCCGTCGTCGTCGTACCGCGCGACATGCTCACCGAGGAACCCGCCCCCGGCCTGGCCCACGGCATCGGCGCCGGCGCCGTGACGATCATGGACAACGGTGGTGTCGAAGGCCCCAACCGCAAGGCCAAGCGCCGTCGCCCGACCACCGGACCGCGGATCCCGAGTTCCGCGGAGGACACGGGCGGCCAGGGCAGGGGCCACGACATGGACGACGACGTCCCCGTCGTCACCGAGTGGACGGCCAACGGCCTGCCGCAGCGCCGCAGCCGGAACAAGATTCCGCTCAGCCAGCGCTACGCCGAGGCCGCCGCCGCGGAGGCCGCGGCCGAGGCCGCCATGGCCGCCGCCCCGGTGTGGCAGCCGGAGCCCGATCCGGAGAAGAAGCAGCCCCCGCCCGGCATGTGGGTCGAGGCGTTCATGGCCGGACTCAAGGGCGACCCCGACCCGAACGCCTTCAGGAACCATCCGGACGACCCGACGGCGTCCACCGCACGTACCGCGAACACCGAGCCGGCCCGCACCGAGGCCGACGACGAGGGGGACCTCAAGTGA
- a CDS encoding TetR/AcrR family transcriptional regulator has product MGSAGGTGGRRVGRPRAGGRPESGLSPRDELRASAAELFTTQGYAATTTRALAERAGMRQASMYHYVSGKEELLAELLESTVTPSLAYARELLARDGARAEERLRELCRADVALLCGGPHNLGGLYLLPEVRTERFAGFHAVRAELKDAYRQLIAATAAGGALAKTELDLRTDLVFGLIEGVILVHRSDPDRPVSAFAEATADAALRIVGV; this is encoded by the coding sequence ATGGGAAGCGCGGGCGGCACCGGTGGGCGGCGGGTCGGCAGGCCCCGGGCCGGAGGGCGGCCCGAGAGCGGACTGTCGCCCCGCGACGAACTGCGCGCGTCCGCCGCCGAGTTGTTCACGACGCAGGGCTACGCGGCCACCACCACCCGGGCCCTCGCCGAGCGCGCCGGAATGCGGCAGGCGTCCATGTACCACTACGTCTCCGGCAAGGAGGAGCTGCTCGCCGAGCTGCTGGAGTCCACGGTCACCCCGTCGCTCGCGTACGCCCGTGAACTCCTCGCCCGGGACGGCGCCCGCGCCGAGGAGCGGCTCCGGGAGCTGTGCCGCGCGGATGTCGCCCTGCTGTGCGGCGGCCCGCACAACCTCGGCGGGCTCTACCTCCTCCCGGAGGTCCGCACCGAACGCTTCGCCGGCTTCCATGCGGTACGGGCCGAACTCAAGGACGCGTACCGGCAGTTGATCGCGGCCACGGCCGCGGGCGGGGCGCTCGCCAAGACTGAGCTGGATCTGCGGACGGATCTCGTCTTCGGGCTGATCGAGGGCGTCATCCTCGTCCACCGCTCGGACCCCGACCGCCCGGTCTCCGCCTTCGCCGAGGCGACGGCGGACGCCGCGCTGCGCATCGTCGGCGTCTGA
- a CDS encoding urea amidolyase associated protein UAAP1, translated as MATSTTYGARDHARAQEGARAEAMPVVPASRWPAPPCEAEHLVWAETVAGGNYTHRVLARGTEFRLTDLRGDACAHLLLHHADRPWERLNVADTVKVQWNAYLGEGVLLLSDQGRVLASVVADTSGRHDALCGTSTLVRNTERYGDGTPQSPSPAGRELFKLAAAKNGLEPRDLPPSLSFFQGVEVREDGTLDFTGSAGPGAAVTLRAEQDVTVLIANVPHPADPRPDYVSTPLEVLAWRAGPTRPGDPLWDATPEGHRAFLNTAEFIAARETA; from the coding sequence ATGGCGACATCGACGACGTACGGAGCACGCGACCACGCCCGCGCACAGGAGGGCGCCCGGGCCGAGGCGATGCCCGTGGTGCCCGCGAGCCGCTGGCCGGCCCCGCCCTGCGAGGCGGAGCACCTGGTGTGGGCGGAGACGGTGGCGGGCGGCAACTACACCCACAGGGTGCTCGCCCGGGGCACCGAGTTCCGCCTCACCGACCTGCGCGGCGACGCGTGCGCACATCTCCTCCTGCACCACGCCGACCGCCCCTGGGAACGGCTGAACGTCGCCGACACCGTCAAGGTCCAGTGGAACGCCTACCTGGGCGAGGGCGTCCTGCTCCTGTCCGACCAGGGCCGCGTCCTCGCCTCGGTCGTCGCGGACACCTCCGGCCGCCACGACGCGCTGTGCGGCACCTCCACCCTCGTACGCAACACCGAGCGGTACGGGGACGGCACCCCGCAGTCCCCCTCGCCCGCCGGGCGCGAGCTGTTCAAGCTGGCCGCCGCCAAGAACGGCCTCGAACCCCGGGACCTCCCGCCCTCGCTCTCGTTCTTCCAGGGCGTGGAGGTACGCGAGGACGGCACCCTCGACTTCACCGGCTCCGCCGGCCCCGGCGCCGCCGTGACCCTGCGCGCCGAGCAGGACGTGACCGTACTGATCGCCAACGTGCCGCACCCTGCCGACCCGCGCCCCGACTACGTCAGCACCCCACTGGAGGTGCTCGCCTGGCGCGCCGGGCCGACCCGGCCCGGCGACCCCCTGTGGGACGCCACCCCCGAGGGCCACCGCGCCTTCCTCAACACCGCCGAGTTCATCGCCGCGAGGGAGACCGCATGA
- a CDS encoding urea amidolyase associated protein UAAP2 — translation MKTATSVKTATSVKTVVPARAAWSSVIRAGETLTLTDLHGNQAVDFLVYDAHDTSVRYSAPDTIHAQGGIFLTTGSVLMSNEHTPLMTVVADDVGRHDTVGGACSKESNTLRYGHHTWSQHACVDNFLAEGARHGLGKRDLVSNINWYMNVPVEKDGTLGIVDGISAPGLALTLRAECDVLVLVSNCPQINNPCNGFDPTAVEMTITGAGA, via the coding sequence ATGAAGACCGCCACTTCGGTGAAGACCGCCACCTCGGTGAAGACCGTCGTTCCGGCCAGGGCCGCCTGGTCGTCCGTGATACGCGCCGGTGAGACCCTCACCCTCACCGATCTGCACGGCAACCAGGCCGTCGACTTTCTCGTGTACGACGCCCACGACACCTCCGTGCGCTACAGCGCACCCGACACCATCCACGCGCAGGGCGGCATCTTCCTCACCACCGGCAGCGTGCTGATGTCCAACGAGCACACCCCGCTGATGACCGTGGTCGCCGACGACGTGGGCCGCCACGACACGGTCGGCGGCGCCTGCTCCAAGGAGTCGAACACCCTGCGGTACGGGCACCACACCTGGTCGCAGCACGCCTGCGTGGACAACTTCCTCGCGGAGGGCGCCCGGCACGGCCTCGGCAAGCGCGACCTCGTGTCGAACATCAACTGGTACATGAACGTGCCGGTCGAGAAGGACGGCACTCTCGGCATCGTCGACGGCATCTCCGCCCCGGGTCTCGCACTGACCCTGCGCGCCGAGTGCGACGTGCTCGTCCTGGTCTCCAACTGCCCCCAGATCAACAACCCCTGCAACGGCTTCGACCCGACGGCGGTGGAGATGACGATCACCGGAGCCGGCGCATGA